The following proteins come from a genomic window of Gossypium raimondii isolate GPD5lz chromosome 5, ASM2569854v1, whole genome shotgun sequence:
- the LOC105770380 gene encoding uncharacterized protein LOC105770380 gives MEALLCKKLGDPASASVGNESESSSSPIEVIRNYPIPQLNSPTAVRVKVKATSLNYANYLQILGKYQEKPPLPFIPGSDYAGTVDAVGPAVTNFKVGDHVCSFAALGSFASFIVQDQSLLFGLPKGCDLVAAAALPVAFGTSHVALVHRASLSSSQVLLVLGAAGGVGFSAVQIGKVCGAVVIAAARGAEKVQFLKSLGADHVVDLTSQNLTASVKGFLKSRKLKGVDVLYDPVGGKLTKESMKLLNWGAQILVIGFASGEIPVIPANITLVKNWTVHGLYWGSYSIHRPAVLEDSIQELLSWMEKGLITIHISHTYSISEANLAFSALRDRKAIGKVMIVFDDMGRSKL, from the exons atgGAAGCTTTATTGTGTAAGAAATTGGGTGATCCAGCATCAGCCTCAGTCGGAAATGAATCGGAATCGTCTTCGTCGCCCATTGAGGTCATCAGAAACTATCCCATCCCACAATTAAACTCTCCAACTGCCGTGAGAGTCAAAGTGAAAGCCACCAGCTTGAACTATGCCAATTACCTTCAGATTTTGGGCAAGTACCAAGAGAAGCCTCCCCTCCCTTTCATTCCTGGCTCCGATTATGCTGGCACTGTTGACGCCGTCGGCCCCGCCGTCACCAATTTCAAGGTGGGCGACCACGTCTGCTCCTTCGCCGCCCTAGGCTCCTTCGCCTCCTTCATCGTCCAAGACCAATCCCTCCT GTTTGGGTTGCCCAAAGGGTGTGATTTGGTGGCAGCTGCTGCACTCCCTGTCGCCTTTGGGACCTCGCACGTAGCTCTTGTTCACAGGGCTAGCTTGTCCTCTTCCCAG GTATTGCTAGTTCTTGGTGCCGCTGGAGGCGTTGGTTTTTCTGCTGTTCAAATTGGCAAGGTTTGCGGTGCAGTTGTCATTGCTGCTGCCAG GGGAGCTGAAAAGGTGCAATTTTTGAAGTCCTTGGGTGCTGATCATGTGGTGGACTTGACTAGTCAAAATCTAACTGCAAGTGTCAAGGGGTTCCTCAAGTCAAGGAAATTAAAAGGGGTTGATGTTCTTTATGATCCTGTTGGTGGCAAGCTTACTAAAGAAAGTATGAAGCTCTTGAATTGGGGTGCTCAAATTCTTGTCATTGGTTTTGCCAGTGGTGAAATCCCCGTCATCCCAGCTAATATCACTCTTGTTAAG AACTGGACTGTGCACGGACTCTACTGGGGTAGCTACTCAATACATCGACCAGCTGTGCTCGAGGATTCCATCCAAGAGTTACTCTCCTGGATGGAAAAGGGATTGATTACCATTCACATTTCTCATACTTACAGCATATCAGAG GCCAACCTTGCATTCTCTGCACTGAGAGATAGAAAAGCCATAGGGAAAGTGATGATTGTATTTGATGATATGGGAAGGTCTAAGCTCTAA
- the LOC105770381 gene encoding autophagy-related protein 18c isoform X1, whose translation MTSTTLSTSPPLLPRPSTEPTQPPVSNDPPSFTPIHDASDINQIELLSVSWNQDYGCFAAGTSQDFRIYNCQPFKETFRRNLKTGGFKIVEMLFRCNILALVGGESNSHYPPNKVIIWDDHQSRCIGEFAFRSEVRAVKLRRDRIVVVLEHKIYVYGFMDLKLLHQIETLANPRGLCCLSHHSNTSVLACPGLYRGLIRVEHFGLNIMKLINAHDSHIACLTLTLDGLLLATASTKGTLIRIFNTMDGTRLQEVRRGVDRADIYSIALSPNFQWLAVSSDKGTVHIFHLRVRVFGGHSSSQPSSVQGPALLHQNSSTSLDALIPPSTGANPSSSLSFMRGVLPKYFSSEWSFARFHLPEDTQFIAAFGSQNTVVVVGMNGSFYRCNFDPVHGGEMLQQEYVRFLKTKT comes from the exons ATGACTTCAACCACGCTCTCCACATCTCCACCTCTCCTTCCAAGGCCATCCACCGAACCTACTCAACCCCCCGTTTCCAATGACCCGCCATCCTTTACCCCCATCCATGATGCCTCTGATATCAACCAAATAGAGTTACTCTCCGTGTCTTGGAACCAGGATTATGGCTGCTTTGCTGCTGGCACCTCCCAAGATTTCCGCATTTATAATTGCCAACCCTTTAAGGAAACCTTCAGGCGCAATCTCAAAACCGGTGGTttcaaaattgttgaaatgCTTTTCCGCTGCAACATCTTGGCACTTGTCGGCGGGGAATCCAATTCCCACTATCCTCCAAACAAAGTTATAATATGGGATGATCATCAAAGTCGCTGcattggtgaatttgcatttaggtCTGAGGTTCGAGCTGTCAAATTAAGACGAGATCGCATTGTTGTGGTTCTGGAGCACAAGATATATGTCTACGGTTTTATGGATCTTAAGCTTCTTCATCAAATTGAGACTTTGGCCAATCCTAGGGGACTCTGTTGCCTTTCTCACCATTCTAATACATCTGTATTGGCTTGTCCTGGTCTTTATAGAGGCCTGATTCGAGTTGAACACTTTGGCCTTAATATCATGAAACTAATTAATGCTCATGATTCTCATATTGCCTGCTTGACCTTGACACTCGATGGCCTGCTTCTTGCAACTGCTAGTACCAAGGGCACCTTGATAAGAATATTCAACACAATGGATGGAACTCGCTTACAAGAG GTGCGAAGAGGAGTGGACAGAGCAGATATATATAGCATTGCCCTCTCACCAAATTTCCAATGGTTGGCTGTTTCGAGTGATAAGGGCACTGTTCATATATTTCACCTTCGAGTTAGAGTTTTTGGGGGCCATTCATCTTCTCAACCATCTTCTGTCCAAGGTCCAGCATTATTGCATCAGAATTCTTCAACCTCACTTGATGCACTTATCCCTCCAAGCACTGGTGCCAACCCTAGTTCATCCTTGTCTTTTATGAGAG GGGTTTTACCAAAGTATTTTAGTTCAGAATGGTCATTTGCTCGGTTTCACTTACCTGAAGATACCCAATTCATTGCAGCATTTGGATCTCAAAACACTGTTGTTGTGGTTGGCATGAACGGGAG tTTCTACAGGTGCAATTTTGATCCTGTTCATGGGGGAGAAATGTTGCAGCAGGAATATGTCCGGTTTCTGAAAACCAAAACTTGA
- the LOC105770381 gene encoding autophagy-related protein 18c isoform X2 → MTSTTLSTSPPLLPRPSTEPTQPPVSNDPPSFTPIHDASDINQIELLSVSWNQDYGCFAAGTSQDFRIYNCQPFKETFRRNLKTGGFKIVEMLFRCNILALVGGESNSHYPPNKVIIWDDHQSRCIGEFAFRSEVRAVKLRRDRIVVVLEHKIYVYGFMDLKLLHQIETLANPRGLCCLSHHSNTSVLACPGLYRGLIRVEHFGLNIMKLINAHDSHIACLTLTLDGLLLATASTKGTLIRIFNTMDGTRLQEVRRGVDRADIYSIALSPNFQWLAVSSDKGTVHIFHLRVRVFGGHSSSQPSSVQGPALLHQNSSTSLDALIPPSTGANPSSSLSFMRAFGSQNTVVVVGMNGSFYRCNFDPVHGGEMLQQEYVRFLKTKT, encoded by the exons ATGACTTCAACCACGCTCTCCACATCTCCACCTCTCCTTCCAAGGCCATCCACCGAACCTACTCAACCCCCCGTTTCCAATGACCCGCCATCCTTTACCCCCATCCATGATGCCTCTGATATCAACCAAATAGAGTTACTCTCCGTGTCTTGGAACCAGGATTATGGCTGCTTTGCTGCTGGCACCTCCCAAGATTTCCGCATTTATAATTGCCAACCCTTTAAGGAAACCTTCAGGCGCAATCTCAAAACCGGTGGTttcaaaattgttgaaatgCTTTTCCGCTGCAACATCTTGGCACTTGTCGGCGGGGAATCCAATTCCCACTATCCTCCAAACAAAGTTATAATATGGGATGATCATCAAAGTCGCTGcattggtgaatttgcatttaggtCTGAGGTTCGAGCTGTCAAATTAAGACGAGATCGCATTGTTGTGGTTCTGGAGCACAAGATATATGTCTACGGTTTTATGGATCTTAAGCTTCTTCATCAAATTGAGACTTTGGCCAATCCTAGGGGACTCTGTTGCCTTTCTCACCATTCTAATACATCTGTATTGGCTTGTCCTGGTCTTTATAGAGGCCTGATTCGAGTTGAACACTTTGGCCTTAATATCATGAAACTAATTAATGCTCATGATTCTCATATTGCCTGCTTGACCTTGACACTCGATGGCCTGCTTCTTGCAACTGCTAGTACCAAGGGCACCTTGATAAGAATATTCAACACAATGGATGGAACTCGCTTACAAGAG GTGCGAAGAGGAGTGGACAGAGCAGATATATATAGCATTGCCCTCTCACCAAATTTCCAATGGTTGGCTGTTTCGAGTGATAAGGGCACTGTTCATATATTTCACCTTCGAGTTAGAGTTTTTGGGGGCCATTCATCTTCTCAACCATCTTCTGTCCAAGGTCCAGCATTATTGCATCAGAATTCTTCAACCTCACTTGATGCACTTATCCCTCCAAGCACTGGTGCCAACCCTAGTTCATCCTTGTCTTTTATGAGAG CATTTGGATCTCAAAACACTGTTGTTGTGGTTGGCATGAACGGGAG tTTCTACAGGTGCAATTTTGATCCTGTTCATGGGGGAGAAATGTTGCAGCAGGAATATGTCCGGTTTCTGAAAACCAAAACTTGA